The proteins below come from a single Falco rusticolus isolate bFalRus1 chromosome 8, bFalRus1.pri, whole genome shotgun sequence genomic window:
- the LRRFIP1 gene encoding leucine-rich repeat flightless-interacting protein 1 isoform X14 produces the protein MKLWNNSKHERVAAGQAEARLAAKRAARAEAREIRMKELERQQKEPSEYSCYLGSGSRASSRASSARASPVIEERPEKDFEKGARTVSSLSAATLASLGGTSSRRGSGDTSISADTEASIREIKDSLAEVEEKYKKAMVSNAQLDNEKTNFMYQVDTLKDALLELEEQLAESRRQYEEKSKEFEREKHAHSILQFQFTEIKEALKQREEMLAEIQQLQQKQQSYVREISDLQETIEWKDKKIGALERQKDFFDSIRSERDDLRDEVVVLKEQLKKHGIIPDSDIATNGETSDIPDNEGHLDSSKTVPGTTEALKAGGDGTLGKANEVDMKNEILEDVGKREILQNTEHEEHREESEEQEVQTLHADENAKAEKMVEECDALSTVMLSDSRCTEQIVSLTERVSGSTSSNGDSDADDLRKVTESAGTAVQQPVSMEAEHCDLNARINQNSDLGALQVHRIFETPQEMHGDFSTEHELEYAAPNQEEQEDLKTRCALSDNEMDQEADITSESCELVSDQAGLLEITLAGMLSKEVNVESHTEELQHSEESAENKVTNVSEEKLAESKGCTDARTDETAGYRAEEENEVGNAAQIQTRETESVGLEETRRCESGVPADTIEKEGGGYQAHIQPVFSEDSSSASSEEQNMQNKTELENATAKMDRQKAVLVKELEMCSDSAGTGRQDKASVEAVGCITEGKESVLQQAEPDTDVVKEAMAQETSLDPSLLDDKIKKSELETGDESGKEKGSRREWVEDLKPEVEVQTVQCNEETMGDTVGEKNTPLDHEVQNVVKQEEGESKEESAVVVSVTAENKVDKETLEENEQDLKLAGHHGGGFVSEEGADNSLAQKAEQDENVSEKVELEGQAEEGLEDDGDAFDFDEESKQILETGEKCDGEKADTQKEEGGGANGAVGKIAQTGEAGEGTNKIETEDDSLQHKEGDELEETGLLQGESSWKTDEKTDVMEDEIKSSNSTKVGKIPDEKVLEQDLESADNNKDESKEDLQGGRRGKGKSRDDCTIS, from the exons CCTTCCGAGTACAGCTGCTACCTTGGTTCAGGATCTCGGGCATCTTCAAGAGCCAGCTCTGCTCGGGCCAGTCCAGTG aTTGAGGAAAGGCCAGAAAAAGACTTTGAGAAG GGAGCGCGTACTGTCTCAAGTTTATCAGCAGCTACCTTAGCTTCTCTGGGTGGGACTTCTTCACGAAGAGGCAGTGGGGATACATCCATCTCAGCTGATACAGAAGCATCTATTAGAGAAATAAAG GACTCTCTAGCCGAAGTTGAAGAGAAGTATAAAAAGGCTATGGTGTCAAATGCTCAACTAgacaatgaaaaaacaaatttcatGTACCAAGTAGATACCCTGAAGGATGCACTCTTAGAGTTAGAAGAACAGCTGGCAGAATCCAGGCGgcaatatgaagaaaaaagtaaa GAATTTGAGAGGGAGAAGCATGCTCATAGCATATTGCAGTTTCAGTTCACAGAAATCAAAGAGGCTttgaagcaaagagaagaaatgcttGCA GAAATCCAACAGctgcaacagaaacagcagagctATGTCAGGGAAATTTCTGATCTTCAGGAGACAATAGAgtggaaagacaaaaaaataggG GCGTTAGAGAGGCAGAAAGATTTCTTTGATTCCATAAGGAGTGAGCGGGATGACCTTAGAGATGAAGTGGTTGTGCTGAAGGAGCAACTGAAG AAACATGGAATAATCCCAGACTCTGACATAGCCACCAACGGGGAGACGTCAGACATTCCTGATAATGAAGGACACTTGGATTCTTCCAAGACTGTTCCAGGCACAACTGAGGCATTaaaggcaggaggagatgggacGCTAG GCAAAGCCAATGAAGTGGacatgaaaaatgagattttggaGGAtgtggggaaaagagaaatcttGCAGAATACTGAGCATGAGGAACACAGAGAGGAGTCTGAGGAGCAGGAAGTACAGACATTGCATGCTGATGaaaatgcaaaggcagaaaaaatggTTGAAGAATGTGATGCCTTGTCAACAGTGATGTTATCAGACAGTAGGTGTACAGAACAAATTGTAAGCCTTACTGAACGTGTATCAGGGAGCACTTCTTCAAATGGTGATAGTGACGCAGATGATTTGAGAAAGGTGACAGAGTCTGCAGGCACAGCAGTCCAGCAGCCTGTTAGTATGGAGGCTGAACACTGTGACTTAAATGCAAGGATAAATCAGAACTCTGATCTGGGTGCTCTGCAAGTTCATCGGATTTTTGAGACTCCTCAGGAAATGCATGGTGACTTCAGTACAGAGCATGAACTGGAATACGCTGCACCCAATCAGGAAGAACAAGAGGATCTTAAAACTAGGTGTGCCTTGAGTGATAATGAAATGGATCAAGAAGCTGACATTACAAGTGAGAGCTGTGAGCTGGTTTCTGACCAGGCAGGGCTACTGGAGATTACACTAGCAGGCATGCTTAGCAAAGAGGTAAATGTGGAGAGTCACACTGAAGAACTCCAGCATTCAGAAGAAAGTGCTGAAAACAAGGTTACAAATGTCTCGGAGGAAAAACTTGCTGAAAGCAAAGGCTGCACTGATGCAAGAACCGATGAAACGGCAGGTTATagagctgaagaagaaaatgaggttGGAAACGCAGCTCAGATTCAGACAAGGGAAACGGAGTCTGTGGGTTTGGAGGAGACACGACGATGTGAAAGTGGTGTCCCAGCAGATACAATTGAAAAGGAAGGTGGAGGATATCAGGCACATATCCAACCAGTTTTTTCAGAGGACAGTTCTTCAGCATCATCAGAGgaacaaaacatgcaaaataaaactgagctTGAAAATGCTACGGCTAAAATGGACAGACAGAAGGCAGTATTAGTAAAAGAGTTAGAGATGTGTTCAGATTCTGCAGGAACAGGTAGGCAAGATAAGGCATCTGTGGAGGCTGTAGGCTGTATTactgagggaaaagaaagtgtgctgcagcaggcagagccagacACAGACGTTGTGAAGGAGGCGATGGCTCAGGAAACCAGTTTAGACCCGAGTCTTTTAGATGACAAAATTAAGAAGTCAGAATTGGAAACAGGGGATGAgtctgggaaggaaaagggaagtaGGAGAGAATGGGTAGAAGATTTAAAGCCAGAGGTAGAAGTTCAAACAGTTCAGTGTAATGAAGAAACAATGGGGGATAcagtgggagagaaaaataccCCTTTAGACCACGAAGTGCAGAATGTAGTTAAACAAGAGGAAGGTGAATCCAAAGAGGAGTCAGCTGTAGTTGTTAGTGTaactgctgaaaacaaagttgataaagaaacactggaagaaaatgagCAAGACTTAAAGCTTGCAGGCCACCATGGTGGTGGATTTGTTTCTGAGGAAGGTGCAGATAATTCCCtggcacagaaagcagagcaggatgAAAATGTTAGTGAAAAAGTTGAACTGGAGGGTCAAGCAGAGGAAGGACTGGAAGATGATGGTGATGCATTTGATTTTGATGAGGAGTCAAAACAGATACTAGAAACTGGTGAAAAATGTGATGGAGAGAAAGCTGatacacagaaagaagaggGTGGTGGAGCAAATGGTGCTGTTGGAAAAATTGCCCAAACAGgtgaagctggagaaggaacaaacaaaatagAAACTGAAGATGACAGCTTGCAGCATAAAGAAGGAGATGAGCTTGAAGAAACAGGGCTCTTGCAAGGGGAATCATCATGGAAAACTGATGAGAAGACTGATGTGATGGAAGATGAAATCAAATCATCAAACTCTACTAAAGTGGGAAAAATACCAGATGAAAAAGTTTTGGAACAGGATTTGGAAAGTGCTGACAATAACAAGGATGAAAGCAAGGAGGATTTGCAGGGTGGTAGAAGGGGTAAGGGTAAATCCAGAGATGACTGTACAATATCATAA
- the LRRFIP1 gene encoding leucine-rich repeat flightless-interacting protein 1 isoform X16, with the protein MGTQGTGRKRLPNRERLTAEDDALNQIAREAEARLAAKRAARAEAREIRMKELERQQKEIEERPEKDFEKGARTVSSLSAATLASLGGTSSRRGSGDTSISADTEASIREIKDSLAEVEEKYKKAMVSNAQLDNEKTNFMYQVDTLKDALLELEEQLAESRRQYEEKSKEFEREKHAHSILQFQFTEIKEALKQREEMLAEIQQLQQKQQSYVREISDLQETIEWKDKKIGALERQKDFFDSIRSERDDLRDEVVVLKEQLKKHGIIPDSDIATNGETSDIPDNEGHLDSSKTVPGTTEALKAGGDGTLGKANEVDMKNEILEDVGKREILQNTEHEEHREESEEQEVQTLHADENAKAEKMVEECDALSTVMLSDSRCTEQIVSLTERVSGSTSSNGDSDADDLRKVTESAGTAVQQPVSMEAEHCDLNARINQNSDLGALQVHRIFETPQEMHGDFSTEHELEYAAPNQEEQEDLKTRCALSDNEMDQEADITSESCELVSDQAGLLEITLAGMLSKEVNVESHTEELQHSEESAENKVTNVSEEKLAESKGCTDARTDETAGYRAEEENEVGNAAQIQTRETESVGLEETRRCESGVPADTIEKEGGGYQAHIQPVFSEDSSSASSEEQNMQNKTELENATAKMDRQKAVLVKELEMCSDSAGTGRQDKASVEAVGCITEGKESVLQQAEPDTDVVKEAMAQETSLDPSLLDDKIKKSELETGDESGKEKGSRREWVEDLKPEVEVQTVQCNEETMGDTVGEKNTPLDHEVQNVVKQEEGESKEESAVVVSVTAENKVDKETLEENEQDLKLAGHHGGGFVSEEGADNSLAQKAEQDENVSEKVELEGQAEEGLEDDGDAFDFDEESKQILETGEKCDGEKADTQKEEGGGANGAVGKIAQTGEAGEGTNKIETEDDSLQHKEGDELEETGLLQGESSWKTDEKTDVMEDEIKSSNSTKVGKIPDEKVLEQDLESADNNKDESKEDLQGGRRGKGKSRDDCTIS; encoded by the exons aTTGAGGAAAGGCCAGAAAAAGACTTTGAGAAG GGAGCGCGTACTGTCTCAAGTTTATCAGCAGCTACCTTAGCTTCTCTGGGTGGGACTTCTTCACGAAGAGGCAGTGGGGATACATCCATCTCAGCTGATACAGAAGCATCTATTAGAGAAATAAAG GACTCTCTAGCCGAAGTTGAAGAGAAGTATAAAAAGGCTATGGTGTCAAATGCTCAACTAgacaatgaaaaaacaaatttcatGTACCAAGTAGATACCCTGAAGGATGCACTCTTAGAGTTAGAAGAACAGCTGGCAGAATCCAGGCGgcaatatgaagaaaaaagtaaa GAATTTGAGAGGGAGAAGCATGCTCATAGCATATTGCAGTTTCAGTTCACAGAAATCAAAGAGGCTttgaagcaaagagaagaaatgcttGCA GAAATCCAACAGctgcaacagaaacagcagagctATGTCAGGGAAATTTCTGATCTTCAGGAGACAATAGAgtggaaagacaaaaaaataggG GCGTTAGAGAGGCAGAAAGATTTCTTTGATTCCATAAGGAGTGAGCGGGATGACCTTAGAGATGAAGTGGTTGTGCTGAAGGAGCAACTGAAG AAACATGGAATAATCCCAGACTCTGACATAGCCACCAACGGGGAGACGTCAGACATTCCTGATAATGAAGGACACTTGGATTCTTCCAAGACTGTTCCAGGCACAACTGAGGCATTaaaggcaggaggagatgggacGCTAG GCAAAGCCAATGAAGTGGacatgaaaaatgagattttggaGGAtgtggggaaaagagaaatcttGCAGAATACTGAGCATGAGGAACACAGAGAGGAGTCTGAGGAGCAGGAAGTACAGACATTGCATGCTGATGaaaatgcaaaggcagaaaaaatggTTGAAGAATGTGATGCCTTGTCAACAGTGATGTTATCAGACAGTAGGTGTACAGAACAAATTGTAAGCCTTACTGAACGTGTATCAGGGAGCACTTCTTCAAATGGTGATAGTGACGCAGATGATTTGAGAAAGGTGACAGAGTCTGCAGGCACAGCAGTCCAGCAGCCTGTTAGTATGGAGGCTGAACACTGTGACTTAAATGCAAGGATAAATCAGAACTCTGATCTGGGTGCTCTGCAAGTTCATCGGATTTTTGAGACTCCTCAGGAAATGCATGGTGACTTCAGTACAGAGCATGAACTGGAATACGCTGCACCCAATCAGGAAGAACAAGAGGATCTTAAAACTAGGTGTGCCTTGAGTGATAATGAAATGGATCAAGAAGCTGACATTACAAGTGAGAGCTGTGAGCTGGTTTCTGACCAGGCAGGGCTACTGGAGATTACACTAGCAGGCATGCTTAGCAAAGAGGTAAATGTGGAGAGTCACACTGAAGAACTCCAGCATTCAGAAGAAAGTGCTGAAAACAAGGTTACAAATGTCTCGGAGGAAAAACTTGCTGAAAGCAAAGGCTGCACTGATGCAAGAACCGATGAAACGGCAGGTTATagagctgaagaagaaaatgaggttGGAAACGCAGCTCAGATTCAGACAAGGGAAACGGAGTCTGTGGGTTTGGAGGAGACACGACGATGTGAAAGTGGTGTCCCAGCAGATACAATTGAAAAGGAAGGTGGAGGATATCAGGCACATATCCAACCAGTTTTTTCAGAGGACAGTTCTTCAGCATCATCAGAGgaacaaaacatgcaaaataaaactgagctTGAAAATGCTACGGCTAAAATGGACAGACAGAAGGCAGTATTAGTAAAAGAGTTAGAGATGTGTTCAGATTCTGCAGGAACAGGTAGGCAAGATAAGGCATCTGTGGAGGCTGTAGGCTGTATTactgagggaaaagaaagtgtgctgcagcaggcagagccagacACAGACGTTGTGAAGGAGGCGATGGCTCAGGAAACCAGTTTAGACCCGAGTCTTTTAGATGACAAAATTAAGAAGTCAGAATTGGAAACAGGGGATGAgtctgggaaggaaaagggaagtaGGAGAGAATGGGTAGAAGATTTAAAGCCAGAGGTAGAAGTTCAAACAGTTCAGTGTAATGAAGAAACAATGGGGGATAcagtgggagagaaaaataccCCTTTAGACCACGAAGTGCAGAATGTAGTTAAACAAGAGGAAGGTGAATCCAAAGAGGAGTCAGCTGTAGTTGTTAGTGTaactgctgaaaacaaagttgataaagaaacactggaagaaaatgagCAAGACTTAAAGCTTGCAGGCCACCATGGTGGTGGATTTGTTTCTGAGGAAGGTGCAGATAATTCCCtggcacagaaagcagagcaggatgAAAATGTTAGTGAAAAAGTTGAACTGGAGGGTCAAGCAGAGGAAGGACTGGAAGATGATGGTGATGCATTTGATTTTGATGAGGAGTCAAAACAGATACTAGAAACTGGTGAAAAATGTGATGGAGAGAAAGCTGatacacagaaagaagaggGTGGTGGAGCAAATGGTGCTGTTGGAAAAATTGCCCAAACAGgtgaagctggagaaggaacaaacaaaatagAAACTGAAGATGACAGCTTGCAGCATAAAGAAGGAGATGAGCTTGAAGAAACAGGGCTCTTGCAAGGGGAATCATCATGGAAAACTGATGAGAAGACTGATGTGATGGAAGATGAAATCAAATCATCAAACTCTACTAAAGTGGGAAAAATACCAGATGAAAAAGTTTTGGAACAGGATTTGGAAAGTGCTGACAATAACAAGGATGAAAGCAAGGAGGATTTGCAGGGTGGTAGAAGGGGTAAGGGTAAATCCAGAGATGACTGTACAATATCATAA
- the LRRFIP1 gene encoding leucine-rich repeat flightless-interacting protein 1 isoform X12, with protein sequence MPLQSHLEYASTYPVAGLENERTKKKNYSKATNGYEEDVYGSSQSRKSSRPSLLYSDALPARSYRASVYDESVYSGSRRYSASSSRAPSEYSCYLGSGSRASSRASSARASPVIEERPEKDFEKGARTVSSLSAATLASLGGTSSRRGSGDTSISADTEASIREIKDSLAEVEEKYKKAMVSNAQLDNEKTNFMYQVDTLKDALLELEEQLAESRRQYEEKSKEFEREKHAHSILQFQFTEIKEALKQREEMLAEIQQLQQKQQSYVREISDLQETIEWKDKKIGALERQKDFFDSIRSERDDLRDEVVVLKEQLKKHGIIPDSDIATNGETSDIPDNEGHLDSSKTVPGTTEALKAGGDGTLGKANEVDMKNEILEDVGKREILQNTEHEEHREESEEQEVQTLHADENAKAEKMVEECDALSTVMLSDSRCTEQIVSLTERVSGSTSSNGDSDADDLRKVTESAGTAVQQPVSMEAEHCDLNARINQNSDLGALQVHRIFETPQEMHGDFSTEHELEYAAPNQEEQEDLKTRCALSDNEMDQEADITSESCELVSDQAGLLEITLAGMLSKEVNVESHTEELQHSEESAENKVTNVSEEKLAESKGCTDARTDETAGYRAEEENEVGNAAQIQTRETESVGLEETRRCESGVPADTIEKEGGGYQAHIQPVFSEDSSSASSEEQNMQNKTELENATAKMDRQKAVLVKELEMCSDSAGTGRQDKASVEAVGCITEGKESVLQQAEPDTDVVKEAMAQETSLDPSLLDDKIKKSELETGDESGKEKGSRREWVEDLKPEVEVQTVQCNEETMGDTVGEKNTPLDHEVQNVVKQEEGESKEESAVVVSVTAENKVDKETLEENEQDLKLAGHHGGGFVSEEGADNSLAQKAEQDENVSEKVELEGQAEEGLEDDGDAFDFDEESKQILETGEKCDGEKADTQKEEGGGANGAVGKIAQTGEAGEGTNKIETEDDSLQHKEGDELEETGLLQGESSWKTDEKTDVMEDEIKSSNSTKVGKIPDEKVLEQDLESADNNKDESKEDLQGGRRGKGKSRDDCTIS encoded by the exons GCGTCTGTGTATGACGAGAGCGTTTACAGTGGGAGTCGTCGGTATAGTGCCTCTAGTTCTCGTGCT CCTTCCGAGTACAGCTGCTACCTTGGTTCAGGATCTCGGGCATCTTCAAGAGCCAGCTCTGCTCGGGCCAGTCCAGTG aTTGAGGAAAGGCCAGAAAAAGACTTTGAGAAG GGAGCGCGTACTGTCTCAAGTTTATCAGCAGCTACCTTAGCTTCTCTGGGTGGGACTTCTTCACGAAGAGGCAGTGGGGATACATCCATCTCAGCTGATACAGAAGCATCTATTAGAGAAATAAAG GACTCTCTAGCCGAAGTTGAAGAGAAGTATAAAAAGGCTATGGTGTCAAATGCTCAACTAgacaatgaaaaaacaaatttcatGTACCAAGTAGATACCCTGAAGGATGCACTCTTAGAGTTAGAAGAACAGCTGGCAGAATCCAGGCGgcaatatgaagaaaaaagtaaa GAATTTGAGAGGGAGAAGCATGCTCATAGCATATTGCAGTTTCAGTTCACAGAAATCAAAGAGGCTttgaagcaaagagaagaaatgcttGCA GAAATCCAACAGctgcaacagaaacagcagagctATGTCAGGGAAATTTCTGATCTTCAGGAGACAATAGAgtggaaagacaaaaaaataggG GCGTTAGAGAGGCAGAAAGATTTCTTTGATTCCATAAGGAGTGAGCGGGATGACCTTAGAGATGAAGTGGTTGTGCTGAAGGAGCAACTGAAG AAACATGGAATAATCCCAGACTCTGACATAGCCACCAACGGGGAGACGTCAGACATTCCTGATAATGAAGGACACTTGGATTCTTCCAAGACTGTTCCAGGCACAACTGAGGCATTaaaggcaggaggagatgggacGCTAG GCAAAGCCAATGAAGTGGacatgaaaaatgagattttggaGGAtgtggggaaaagagaaatcttGCAGAATACTGAGCATGAGGAACACAGAGAGGAGTCTGAGGAGCAGGAAGTACAGACATTGCATGCTGATGaaaatgcaaaggcagaaaaaatggTTGAAGAATGTGATGCCTTGTCAACAGTGATGTTATCAGACAGTAGGTGTACAGAACAAATTGTAAGCCTTACTGAACGTGTATCAGGGAGCACTTCTTCAAATGGTGATAGTGACGCAGATGATTTGAGAAAGGTGACAGAGTCTGCAGGCACAGCAGTCCAGCAGCCTGTTAGTATGGAGGCTGAACACTGTGACTTAAATGCAAGGATAAATCAGAACTCTGATCTGGGTGCTCTGCAAGTTCATCGGATTTTTGAGACTCCTCAGGAAATGCATGGTGACTTCAGTACAGAGCATGAACTGGAATACGCTGCACCCAATCAGGAAGAACAAGAGGATCTTAAAACTAGGTGTGCCTTGAGTGATAATGAAATGGATCAAGAAGCTGACATTACAAGTGAGAGCTGTGAGCTGGTTTCTGACCAGGCAGGGCTACTGGAGATTACACTAGCAGGCATGCTTAGCAAAGAGGTAAATGTGGAGAGTCACACTGAAGAACTCCAGCATTCAGAAGAAAGTGCTGAAAACAAGGTTACAAATGTCTCGGAGGAAAAACTTGCTGAAAGCAAAGGCTGCACTGATGCAAGAACCGATGAAACGGCAGGTTATagagctgaagaagaaaatgaggttGGAAACGCAGCTCAGATTCAGACAAGGGAAACGGAGTCTGTGGGTTTGGAGGAGACACGACGATGTGAAAGTGGTGTCCCAGCAGATACAATTGAAAAGGAAGGTGGAGGATATCAGGCACATATCCAACCAGTTTTTTCAGAGGACAGTTCTTCAGCATCATCAGAGgaacaaaacatgcaaaataaaactgagctTGAAAATGCTACGGCTAAAATGGACAGACAGAAGGCAGTATTAGTAAAAGAGTTAGAGATGTGTTCAGATTCTGCAGGAACAGGTAGGCAAGATAAGGCATCTGTGGAGGCTGTAGGCTGTATTactgagggaaaagaaagtgtgctgcagcaggcagagccagacACAGACGTTGTGAAGGAGGCGATGGCTCAGGAAACCAGTTTAGACCCGAGTCTTTTAGATGACAAAATTAAGAAGTCAGAATTGGAAACAGGGGATGAgtctgggaaggaaaagggaagtaGGAGAGAATGGGTAGAAGATTTAAAGCCAGAGGTAGAAGTTCAAACAGTTCAGTGTAATGAAGAAACAATGGGGGATAcagtgggagagaaaaataccCCTTTAGACCACGAAGTGCAGAATGTAGTTAAACAAGAGGAAGGTGAATCCAAAGAGGAGTCAGCTGTAGTTGTTAGTGTaactgctgaaaacaaagttgataaagaaacactggaagaaaatgagCAAGACTTAAAGCTTGCAGGCCACCATGGTGGTGGATTTGTTTCTGAGGAAGGTGCAGATAATTCCCtggcacagaaagcagagcaggatgAAAATGTTAGTGAAAAAGTTGAACTGGAGGGTCAAGCAGAGGAAGGACTGGAAGATGATGGTGATGCATTTGATTTTGATGAGGAGTCAAAACAGATACTAGAAACTGGTGAAAAATGTGATGGAGAGAAAGCTGatacacagaaagaagaggGTGGTGGAGCAAATGGTGCTGTTGGAAAAATTGCCCAAACAGgtgaagctggagaaggaacaaacaaaatagAAACTGAAGATGACAGCTTGCAGCATAAAGAAGGAGATGAGCTTGAAGAAACAGGGCTCTTGCAAGGGGAATCATCATGGAAAACTGATGAGAAGACTGATGTGATGGAAGATGAAATCAAATCATCAAACTCTACTAAAGTGGGAAAAATACCAGATGAAAAAGTTTTGGAACAGGATTTGGAAAGTGCTGACAATAACAAGGATGAAAGCAAGGAGGATTTGCAGGGTGGTAGAAGGGGTAAGGGTAAATCCAGAGATGACTGTACAATATCATAA